Within Cellulophaga sp. L1A9, the genomic segment TTAATCTGGAGCTAGTAGAAGATTTAACCCAATTACCACATTTTAATACAGCACTGACCGACGAAAATGTACCGGAACAGATTGTGGCCTTTCGGGCTAAAATTGCTCATGCAGACGGAATTATTATTTGTACCCCAGAATATATCTTCAGTATTCCTAGTGGTTTAAAAAACATGATAGAATGGTGCGTTTCAACAACTGTTTTCATAGATAAGCCTGTTGGACTTATCACTGCTTCTGCAAGTGGCTTAAAAGGGCACGCAGAGCTTAAATTAATCATGGAGACAATCCAAACAAAATTTATAGACCAAACAACGCTCCTCATTCAAGGAGTGAAAGGAAAAGTTAGTAAAGATGGAAAAATAATGGATAAGCAAACAGAAGAAGAATTGAACCTATTTATAGATGCCTTTGAAAAGTGGACGCAAAAACTAAGCTTCGAAAATAGGTTTAAATCATAGTACATTGCATGAGCAAACTGAAATTTCTATACTTATTAACCAAGCCTGGCAATTCTAAATTTTTCAGCTTTTCTAATCAAAATATTTATATTTAGGGAAATAAGAAACTGAAACAAAATGCTTATCACCTGCCTTACGTTTCTGCTCCTAACCATACCTTTAACCAACCTTTTGATACCATGAAAAAATTAGTTTTTGTTTTTCTTCCTTTGCTATTCCTCGTATTTGCCTGTTCAAAAAAATCTTCGGAAGTAGAGGAACCCATCGAGGAAGAAATTATAACACAAGAAAATGAGACCTACTTTACCTTAAACGTTCCTGAAACTAAATTTTCTGATACCACTGAAGCTTGGGTTGTACTTCATGATCCCAATAACAATAATGTTTTGGATTACCAGCGTTTAACAAATGGAACCACCTACACTTTTGAAAAACTCAAATCCGATTTCTTTATTGCTTCCAATATTAGTTTATTAAGCATAGCAACAGACAACGGCAATACTAGCCTCTATATTTCTACCTATACTCTTATTGACAATGGTACAGAATGGACCTTAGACAGTCCTACCGCACCGGAATTTACACCTAGAGAAAATCCAACTGGAGCACTAGTGATCAAAGCAAACAATTTAATTTCACCGGCTTCCTATAATGTATCCAATTCCTTTGGACCCACGCTTTCAGGAGGCGCGAGTATCTCTACAGTAGACCAACAAACCGCTCTATCTTTTGATAATGTCCTTCTTTTTAATGATAATCGTTATTTACTTTCTCTTTTTGACGCTAATGGCGAAGGGAAATATATGTTTTTAGATGATTTAACAGATGGCCAAATTGTTACTCTTGACAATACACAACTAAAAACATTTGACCAAACGGTACCCGTATATATTCCTGAAGGAGGTGAATATTACTCATCCGTATTTGGCTATAATCAAGGGCAGGAATATAGCCAAGGAAATGGATATATTTTAAATTTGATTTTTCCTTTTGACAATGAAAAAATAACCTCTGGGACTCTAAATCTAGGATATTTAAATACTTTAGATCGGTATATCACAACGTTTAACTATACTAAGGATAAGTTTAACTATAGCTATAAAAAATATGGCGAAATCCCAACAAGAATCTATATCGGATATCCTGAAGAATGGAATGTAGAGGTAACAAATGAATCCATACATAATTTTCAATTTAGTGGCCCTTCAACTAATTTATTTTACACGCAAAGCCATCATTGGCAAACAAGTTCCGGGACTAAAGATGTGGACTATTCTGAAGTACATTGGGCTGTAATTCATAGGGGTGATCATTACCCTTTTAGTTATCAATTGCCCGATGAAATTTTGGAGGCCTATCCAAATTTAGATATCAATGGTGTAGCGTATAAAAGAAGCATCTTTTATTTAGATCGTCAATCCGCCACGGCTAAATATGTTGATCCTAATTCTGACATATTACTTGATTCTGAAACTGTTCGCATAGAAAATTAAAGACTAATTACTATGTAGTAGTGCATCCGACTTTGAGCAATTCAGAACAAAACAGTTATAATATTGAACACACACGATTAGGTGGTTTTAAAGTATGTAGTTCAACAATTAAATAAACTACTATAATAAAATACCTACTTCTGCGAAAAACTGTAGTGTAGCCAATTCTTTTTATTTTAGTAGCTACGGGAGATTGCAAATCTCTCCCATATGAAAATTAAAACTATATACTTACGTATAGCTGTACATTTCCAGCAATTAGAAAAATGCATCGTCCTGAAATAAGTTAACTAACTTACTATCCTAATAAAAAAACTAGCATTTAGTAATGAAAACATTAGAGGAATATAAAATTTGGTTAAAAAAAATTCAACGTAATAATGAATTAGACCATCTTGAATTTGTTTGGGAACTTATGAGAAGTCCTTTCATTGAATTTCACTATTCTCTAATTATAGATAACGGATTAAATAACGAATTCAGTCGTGATTTAAAATCTAGATTTAATGAACATATAGAAGCAGAAGACTTTCTTATTGGAAAATTAATAAATAATCAAGATATAGAATTTCATTCCGAAATAATTTATTTGTTAGGTAAAATAAACAAAAAGCACAAAGCCAAAATTTTGGAGTATGCAAAAAAATTAGCTGAAGACCAAAATAGTTACACTCGTGAAAAAGCAATTATTGTTTTAGGTTGGATTGGAAAGAGTGCTGAAACTAAAATTTTAGAAAAACATCTACTTGAAGATAAAAATGAAAAATGTAGAGCATGGAGTGCTTCATCTTTTATGCAAATGTGGTTTAATAGAAAAAGCGTAAAAACTAAAGCTTATCGAGCATTTGAAAAAGCCCTACTAAGTGAAACAGACCCTTTTGTTATTTCCGTAATTTTAAATGCAATAAGGACTATAGGAAAAACGAAACTCGGAATTTCTCAAACCTCATTGGATGAATTAAATATTACTCAAATTAATATTGGTAAAGAGAAAGCAATACGGCACATCGAAAAAACACTTAAATCTAAAAAATAACTGCAGGTATTAAAACCTATAAACAATACGAGCTTCGGGCAAAACCGAAAGGTTATTGTGTTTTTATAAGGTCACAAAATCTCAGACTTAGCTTTAATAGAATAAAGAAAACCTGCATCGCCGGCAGACAGGCAAAAGAAAAACTCCAGTTACTATACTCTTGGCGCTTAAACCTAAGCTTACCTCCTAAGGGATCTTAGCTATAACACACATTCTTGTCATTATCTCTTAGAACCACTATAGTATTTAAAATACCTGATTATGTAGCTCTAAAGTGCGTATTTCAACGATTAAATAATCTATACTAAGCAAAATACTCGCACTTCTACAGAAAACCGCAGCGCAACCAATTCTTTTTATGCTACTTTAGTAGCTATGCGAGATTACAAATCACCGCCATATGAAAAATTAAAACTATATACTCACGTATATCCATACGTTCTAAGTAATTAAAAGAGAATCTCCTGCTTAAATATAAAATACCATTCGAGAAAAAAATTTTCATTGAGCAGACGAAACTGAGTTTGCCATATATTTATTCAATTGAATATAAAAAAATTAAAAACACGGCAATTTTTACATTGTCATTTTTAAGTGCAGGAATAATTATTCTCCATTTTGGAAGTGAATTAAATACTCTATTCTTTACCGTTGGAATATTTAGGATATTTATTCTAAACAAGAAAATTATAAAAAATAGACACATAAGAGCGACCCGGGAATTAACGGAAAATGGTGAAATAATATCATTTGGGATTTTTAAGCTTGCAAATAATTGTCTGAGGTTTTCAAATGACTATTCTTGTACTTGGCTTTTTTGGAAAGACTTCAAAAAATATAAAGTTAAGAATGCCAACTTATTGTTAGTTCCAAAATTATTTAAGGAAGATATTTTTGTAATTAGCGAATCTGAAGTGGACAAGAATGATTTTTAAAAAATATTAAACTTTCTTGAAGATAAGATAAATTAACTACTCATCTCTTTGTAAGAAAAACTTGAGAAAAAAATGAAATATTTAACTAAACGCTCACAATAATGGCACATGGAAGTTT encodes:
- a CDS encoding NADPH-dependent FMN reductase, with protein sequence MTKKKNIIGICGSASPSSANLSILNWIANAEKANFNLELVEDLTQLPHFNTALTDENVPEQIVAFRAKIAHADGIIICTPEYIFSIPSGLKNMIEWCVSTTVFIDKPVGLITASASGLKGHAELKLIMETIQTKFIDQTTLLIQGVKGKVSKDGKIMDKQTEEELNLFIDAFEKWTQKLSFENRFKS
- a CDS encoding HEAT repeat domain-containing protein; translation: MKTLEEYKIWLKKIQRNNELDHLEFVWELMRSPFIEFHYSLIIDNGLNNEFSRDLKSRFNEHIEAEDFLIGKLINNQDIEFHSEIIYLLGKINKKHKAKILEYAKKLAEDQNSYTREKAIIVLGWIGKSAETKILEKHLLEDKNEKCRAWSASSFMQMWFNRKSVKTKAYRAFEKALLSETDPFVISVILNAIRTIGKTKLGISQTSLDELNITQINIGKEKAIRHIEKTLKSKK